In a single window of the Pirellulales bacterium genome:
- the xseA gene encoding exodeoxyribonuclease VII large subunit, giving the protein MNPNLFPNAQTDRVWSVSELTSQIKDLLEGQFQSVWVGGEISNFSRPQSGHCYFTLKDDRAQIRAVVWRTAALRLKFELEDGLEVVCQGDLDVYAPRGSYQLVVREIEPKGIGALELALRKLKERLAAEGLFDPARKRPLPRFPRRVAFVTSPTGAAIRDFLEVLRRRWQGVDVLVVPTRVQGDGAAREIAAAIGLVNRLSEPVDCLVVGRGGGSLEDLWAFNEEPVVRAIHASRIPVVSAVGHEIDVTLADLVADVRALTPSEAAELVVPAADEIRAAMFQKQQRLLMALRRRAAASRARLEWLVGRRAFRKPFDAVHDRQRRLDELSSRSARAMRGRSRAARRQLDAAAAHLESLSPLAVLGRGYSVTQRISDGLLIRDAAMLSPGERLTTRFANGEAISRVE; this is encoded by the coding sequence ATGAACCCGAACCTTTTCCCCAACGCCCAAACCGACCGCGTCTGGTCCGTCTCCGAGCTCACCTCGCAGATCAAGGACCTGCTGGAAGGCCAGTTCCAATCGGTCTGGGTGGGCGGCGAGATCTCCAACTTCTCGCGCCCGCAATCGGGCCATTGCTATTTCACGCTCAAGGACGATCGGGCACAAATCCGCGCCGTCGTGTGGCGCACCGCGGCCCTGCGGCTGAAGTTCGAGCTGGAAGACGGCCTGGAAGTGGTCTGCCAGGGCGATCTCGATGTCTACGCTCCCCGCGGCAGCTATCAACTCGTAGTCCGCGAGATCGAGCCGAAGGGCATCGGCGCCCTCGAACTGGCGCTGCGAAAGCTGAAAGAACGGCTGGCCGCCGAAGGACTGTTCGACCCTGCCCGCAAGCGGCCCTTGCCACGATTTCCGCGGCGGGTGGCGTTCGTCACCAGCCCGACGGGCGCGGCCATCCGCGATTTTTTGGAGGTGCTCAGGCGGCGCTGGCAAGGCGTCGACGTGCTGGTGGTTCCCACGCGGGTGCAGGGCGACGGCGCCGCGCGCGAGATCGCCGCCGCCATCGGGCTGGTCAATCGCCTCAGCGAGCCGGTCGATTGCCTGGTCGTGGGCCGCGGCGGAGGCAGCCTGGAAGACCTGTGGGCCTTCAATGAAGAGCCGGTCGTCCGCGCGATCCACGCTTCACGCATTCCGGTCGTCTCCGCGGTCGGGCACGAGATCGACGTCACGCTGGCCGACCTGGTGGCCGACGTGCGAGCGCTTACGCCCAGCGAGGCGGCCGAATTGGTCGTGCCCGCCGCCGACGAAATCCGCGCGGCGATGTTCCAGAAACAGCAGCGGTTGCTGATGGCCCTGCGTCGCCGCGCGGCTGCCTCGCGGGCGCGGCTGGAGTGGCTCGTCGGGCGGCGCGCTTTCCGCAAGCCGTTCGACGCGGTGCATGACCGCCAGCGCCGGCTCGACGAGTTGTCGTCGCGCTCGGCGCGTGCCATGCGCGGGCGCAGTCGCGCCGCGCGTCGCCAGCTCGACGCCGCGGCCGCCCACCTGGAATCGCTCAGCCCCCTGGCGGTGCTTGGGCGTGGCTACAGCGTCACGCAGCGGATCAGCGACGGCTTGCTCATTCGCGACGCGGCGATGCTCTCGCCCGGCGAGCGGTTGACTACGCGTTTTGCCAATGGCGAGGCGATCAGCCGGGTGGAGTAG
- the tnpA gene encoding IS200/IS605 family transposase, with amino-acid sequence MLPAADYSVDEMKFAYAYHAYLHWQTYRKRASSCLANLDRETANSFAARHSIHILDCQSNSQGVRLLVSLRPGDAISAAASKLKGQAAKWLREKSGERFARGYFACTAGKSPADKVDQYLSSQGQHHGYLRHARPPIFVATFAVDPPDEQRLQPPNAYALVRFHFVLVTWHRHGIFGDASGAEITRLWRSMEQANRFALCKVSFVADHVHLAVRVHPMVAPGTLIVALMNAAQTLIWGKFASDAIQARVERLWQPSAYVGSFGEFATGQLQAYLRRCAEE; translated from the coding sequence ATGCTTCCCGCGGCCGACTATTCCGTCGATGAGATGAAGTTCGCGTATGCGTATCATGCTTACCTGCACTGGCAAACCTATCGCAAGCGCGCCAGCAGTTGCCTCGCGAATCTCGACCGCGAAACCGCGAATAGCTTCGCTGCACGGCATTCGATCCACATCCTCGACTGCCAATCGAACAGTCAGGGTGTACGGCTATTGGTCAGCTTGAGGCCAGGCGACGCCATCTCGGCCGCCGCCAGCAAGCTCAAAGGGCAGGCCGCGAAATGGCTCCGCGAGAAGTCGGGCGAGCGGTTTGCCCGCGGCTATTTCGCCTGTACCGCGGGCAAGAGCCCGGCCGACAAGGTCGACCAATACCTTTCGTCGCAGGGACAGCATCACGGATATTTGCGGCACGCCCGGCCGCCGATCTTCGTGGCGACTTTCGCGGTTGATCCCCCCGACGAGCAGCGATTGCAGCCGCCGAACGCCTACGCGCTGGTACGGTTTCACTTTGTGCTCGTTACGTGGCACAGGCATGGGATTTTCGGAGACGCTTCCGGGGCCGAGATCACTCGCTTGTGGAGGTCGATGGAGCAAGCGAACCGGTTCGCGTTGTGCAAGGTGTCGTTTGTTGCCGACCATGTGCATCTGGCGGTGCGCGTGCATCCGATGGTCGCGCCTGGAACGCTCATTGTGGCGTTGATGAATGCGGCACAGACGCTCATCTGGGGCAAGTTTGCTTCGGATGCAATTCAGGCGAGGGTCGAGCGGCTTTGGCAGCCCTCAGCCTACGTTGGCAGCTTTGGTGAGTTTGCAACCGGTCAACTACAGGCATATTTGCGGCGCTGCGCGGAGGAATGA
- a CDS encoding DUF1559 domain-containing protein: protein MARGKSGLRRRGAFTLVELLVVISIIGMLIGLLLPAVQQAREAARSNTCRSNMHNLVLGVQNFVSSKGYYPGYCDTLSLQASSASTANSVLPVSWIVPTLPYLERTDIYNVWRDQSQWTGAGGSTAGPPAYPPQIYMQLLNCPSTPPPSTTGNTPCVYVVNTGMVDVAVAGGGSTYSADFQANGVFFNRFPPFQPGSTDAPTPAPGTAPVAGTVMNAPPLVNQSQDYITIHDGSNLTLMMSENNNVPFATPASAAGAPALTFQTGPSGVSNLSGTWGTTQSGIGTSVFTTYAGLESTNGFVFWPDQKPMQAMKINAPINALDTGGPVSSQYFMHPSSNHPTGVNVAFCGGNVQFMSQDIDYTVFCLLMTPWGQWCNTPGMPNATTLDQVNGTSANAAYYYPSGMHNYGTATVPGLRNRPVDESLIR, encoded by the coding sequence ATGGCACGTGGAAAATCAGGTTTGCGTCGTCGTGGGGCGTTTACGCTCGTGGAGCTACTTGTGGTGATCAGCATCATCGGCATGCTGATCGGTCTGTTGTTGCCCGCCGTGCAGCAAGCACGCGAGGCCGCCCGCAGCAACACCTGCCGCAGCAATATGCATAACCTTGTCCTGGGGGTGCAGAATTTCGTGTCGTCCAAGGGCTACTATCCCGGCTACTGTGATACGCTCTCGCTGCAAGCTAGCAGCGCGAGCACCGCGAACTCAGTGCTGCCGGTTAGCTGGATCGTGCCCACCCTCCCGTACCTGGAACGCACCGACATCTACAATGTCTGGCGCGATCAGTCCCAGTGGACCGGCGCGGGCGGATCGACTGCTGGTCCACCGGCGTATCCACCGCAGATCTACATGCAACTGCTGAACTGCCCCAGCACGCCGCCGCCTTCCACGACAGGCAACACGCCGTGCGTGTATGTCGTGAACACGGGGATGGTTGACGTAGCGGTGGCGGGCGGCGGTAGTACATATTCTGCTGATTTTCAGGCAAACGGCGTGTTCTTCAATCGCTTCCCACCGTTCCAGCCTGGATCCACCGATGCGCCGACGCCTGCCCCGGGTACTGCGCCGGTTGCCGGGACGGTGATGAACGCGCCGCCCCTGGTCAACCAGAGCCAGGACTATATTACCATTCACGATGGCTCCAACCTGACGTTAATGATGTCGGAGAACAACAATGTTCCGTTCGCGACGCCCGCTTCGGCAGCCGGTGCCCCAGCGCTGACATTCCAGACCGGGCCTAGCGGCGTTAGCAATTTATCCGGTACGTGGGGCACTACTCAGTCAGGCATTGGCACCTCAGTTTTTACTACCTATGCCGGCCTGGAATCCACGAACGGCTTTGTGTTCTGGCCTGACCAAAAGCCCATGCAGGCGATGAAGATCAACGCTCCGATCAACGCGTTGGACACCGGCGGTCCCGTTAGTAGTCAGTACTTTATGCACCCATCCAGCAATCATCCGACGGGCGTGAACGTGGCGTTTTGCGGAGGAAACGTGCAGTTTATGAGTCAGGACATCGATTACACCGTTTTTTGCCTGCTCATGACTCCGTGGGGGCAATGGTGCAATACGCCCGGTATGCCGAACGCCACAACGCTGGACCAAGTTAACGGAACTTCTGCGAACGCAGCGTATTATTATCCAAGCGGGATGCATAATTACGGCACAGCCACAGTACCTGGCCTGCGAAACAGACCCGTCGATGAATCGCTGATCCGCTAG
- a CDS encoding transposase: protein MVAPFEYFDLDDDLEITQQHLPHWDQPGKTYFVTFRTADSMPADVLRQWHQRRRDWLSRHHINPDREDWEDRLAQLPERFQRQFHETISREYHRHLDDCHGECVLRQPDLAKSVADSLHFFDAERYRLGDFIVMPNHVHLLVGLVPGIKIKAQCRSWKRYTAGEINKKLGRRGRFWQVESFDHIVRSPDQFERLRRYIASNPQKAGLREGEYLLYRFDGAR, encoded by the coding sequence ATGGTTGCACCGTTCGAATACTTCGATCTTGACGACGATCTGGAGATCACGCAGCAACATCTGCCGCATTGGGACCAACCGGGCAAAACCTATTTCGTCACCTTCAGGACCGCGGATTCGATGCCCGCCGATGTGCTGCGGCAGTGGCACCAACGGCGTCGCGATTGGCTCAGTCGGCACCATATCAATCCCGACCGCGAGGACTGGGAAGACCGGCTCGCTCAACTGCCGGAACGCTTTCAGCGGCAGTTCCACGAGACCATATCGCGCGAATACCATCGGCATCTCGACGACTGTCACGGGGAGTGCGTCCTGCGCCAGCCCGATTTGGCCAAGTCCGTGGCGGACAGCCTTCATTTTTTCGACGCCGAGCGCTATCGGCTGGGCGACTTCATCGTCATGCCGAACCATGTCCACTTGCTGGTAGGGCTGGTTCCTGGGATCAAGATCAAGGCTCAGTGTCGTTCTTGGAAACGATACACGGCCGGTGAGATCAACAAAAAGCTGGGGCGAAGAGGGCGTTTTTGGCAGGTCGAGAGTTTCGATCATATCGTCCGCAGCCCGGACCAGTTTGAGCGGTTGCGGCGGTACATTGCCAGCAATCCGCAAAAGGCGGGCTTGCGCGAGGGCGAATACCTGCTTTACCGATTCGATGGCGCTCGGTAG